From the Lysobacter soyae genome, the window TTTGTTCATGGTCGTCTCCTTCTTTTCTCGATCAGCCTTCATCGCGGAAGCGGCGAAGACGAATGGCCACAAAGATCATCGCGATACCTGCCACTGCGCCAATCCAAAGTGTGGGGCTCGCCAGGAGCTCGGTACCTGAGGTCTTCAAGACGATGTCGCGAAGGCCGTGCTCGGTGCCTTTGAGATGGCCGTTTCGTGCCATTTCCAAGACGTGGGTACCCGGGAAAGCACTGGTCAAAATCCGTACCACGATGTTTTTCCAGTACCAGTCATCGGCAACGTTGAAAATACGCAACAAATCGAACCAAGAGATCAACACACCGGTGAACAACGGCACGCCGACCGCCCACAGGAAGGGAACGCGTTTGGACCATGCGGACACCATCAACAGCCAGCCTGCAGTCGGCAACGCCCACACTGCGTACAACGGAATCCACAGCAGCAGGCTGCCAAAAATCGTCAGGTAGTCGAGATTGGCCAAATACACGGTGACCGGGTTCACGCCATTGAAGGCCAGAAATCCGCAGAACATCAGCATTGAGGCAAGCATGACGATCAGTGCGGCAGCGCCGGCGATGATCGGTGCAACGATCAGCGCCGTCACCGCTTTGGAGATCACCGTTTCGGAATCGGAGACCGGCAAGGATTTCCAGAACAGAATGCTCTTGTCCTTGCGTTCTTCAAACATGGCATTGACCAAGTAGAAGAACACTACGAATCCGAAGACGACGATCGGCCAGGTCGCAGACATCATCGTGAGTCCGGTGAAGGCATCACGCAATTGGCCCAAATCTTCAGGATTCATCCTCGACAGTTCACGGGCCAAATCGACTTTGCCCATCGGATGGGATTGGCCGTTGATGTTCACCATGCGGTCATTGCGCGACAAGATGCTTTGAAGCGCACCGCCTCCGATCAATTGGAAGAACAGAAAGATCGCGCCGGAAATCAGCGGTGCCCAGAAGAAGCCACCCTTGTGTTCCCAGAACTCCCGTTTGAGGAGCAGTTTCATCGTGTTCGTACCGTGGGATTGCGTGCGAACAACGCTCGGATTATTGATCATCGTGTTCATGCGTAGGTTCCTTTCATGGTGGCGACGAACAGATCCGCCACGCCGGGAGTACGGGTTTCACCCAGTTGCTGCAGTTGGTCGGCAGGTACGTTGTCGAACAGCATCACCGTCTTGCCAAACGGCATGGCGCGCTCGCCGATCGGTTTCCAGCTTCGGCCGGCTTCGACCTTTCCGGCATCCACCAGCACTTCGGTGAAGCGTTCCGCCAGATTTTCCATCGATGCATCCAAGACGATCTTGCCTTCCTGGATGAAGATCAAGTCGGTCAGAATGTGCTCGATCTCTTCAACTTGGTGCGTCGTGATGAGGATGGTTTTGTCCTCGTCGAAATAGTCTTCCAACAGTCGTTGGTAGAACTCACGACGATAGAGAATGTCGAGGCCGAGCGTGGGCTCGTCGAGCACCAAAAGCTTGGCATCGATGGCCATGACCAGTGCCAGATGTAGCTGCACCACCATGCCCTTGGACATCTCCTTGACCTTCATCTTCGGGGTCAATTTGGTGTTTTCGATGAAGCGGTTGAAGCGGGCACGATCGAATCGCGGGTGGACACCTTCGACGAACTCTGCCGCCTGACCAACTGTGATCCAGCGCGGCAGGACTGCAACGTCGGCGATGAAGCACACATCGTTCATCAGATCGTCGCGTTCGGTCATCGGATCGCGACCCAACACCTTCAACTCACCCTCATAGGGCACGAGGCCGAGGATGGACTTCAACGCCGTGGTCTTGCCCGAACCGTTCGGACCGATCAAGCCGACGATTCGGCCCTTTTCGATCTTGAAATTCGCGTTATCGACCGCGTACGTCCCCTTTTTGTATGACTTCTTGAGCCCCTTGGCTTGAATGACCTGACTCATGTTGCACCCCATTTTGACTTCGGATCGAGTAATTCGCCCAGGTCCAGCCCGAGCAAGTGGATGCGCTCCAAGACCTGTGGCCATTCTTCTTTGAGGAAACGGTCACGCTCGTTGTTGCGCAGTTTGGTGTTGGCACCATCGGTCACATACATACCGATGCCGCGACGTTTTTCGACCATTCCGTCGTCGACGAGCTCTTGATAGGCGCGTGACACGGTGATCGGGTTAAGTTGATATTCCGCGGCCACTTGGCGAACGGAGGGCAAGGCATCGCCGGGCTTGAGTTGGCCTTCAAGCATCATCGTGATGACCTTTTCTTTGAGTTGGCGGTAAATCGGGCTGCCATCGGCCCATTGAACGGGAGACATGTCGTTCAACCCCCTGCGGTGAATGAAAAGAACGGCATCGTGAGATGATGCCGGGCGAGCGTTTTTTTGCGTACGGCTTTTTGATCAACAACTGCGTCGCGAGCCACCGGGCCTGACGGCG encodes:
- a CDS encoding ABC transporter ATP-binding protein, which produces MGCNMSQVIQAKGLKKSYKKGTYAVDNANFKIEKGRIVGLIGPNGSGKTTALKSILGLVPYEGELKVLGRDPMTERDDLMNDVCFIADVAVLPRWITVGQAAEFVEGVHPRFDRARFNRFIENTKLTPKMKVKEMSKGMVVQLHLALVMAIDAKLLVLDEPTLGLDILYRREFYQRLLEDYFDEDKTILITTHQVEEIEHILTDLIFIQEGKIVLDASMENLAERFTEVLVDAGKVEAGRSWKPIGERAMPFGKTVMLFDNVPADQLQQLGETRTPGVADLFVATMKGTYA
- a CDS encoding GntR family transcriptional regulator yields the protein MSPVQWADGSPIYRQLKEKVITMMLEGQLKPGDALPSVRQVAAEYQLNPITVSRAYQELVDDGMVEKRRGIGMYVTDGANTKLRNNERDRFLKEEWPQVLERIHLLGLDLGELLDPKSKWGAT